From one Lineus longissimus chromosome 3, tnLinLong1.2, whole genome shotgun sequence genomic stretch:
- the LOC135484904 gene encoding uncharacterized protein LOC135484904 isoform X2, whose translation MGLKLTDEQNAKLREVFALFDKEGNGCVEAKDLGAVFREMGQNPSEGALAEMLKEAGISESGEVEFPTCCEMLQEHTKEQEQQLEDMRQAFRQLFDKENTGAVRASELHATLTCMGEKISNGELDELIQLAEKDETGLILIESFIDIMIAKPT comes from the exons GGTTTGAAGTTAACTGACGAGCAGAATGCAA AACTCCGAGAAGTGTTCGCCCTGTTTGACAAAGAGGGCAATGGTTGTGTCGAAGCTAAAGATCTGGGTGCAGTATTCAGGGAGATGGGTCAGAATCCCTCCGAGGGTGCCTTGGCCGAGATGTTGAAGGAGGCTGGAATAAGTG AATCAGGCGAAGTTGAATTCCCAACGTGCTGTGAGATGTTACAGGAGCACACGAAAGAACAGGAACAACAGCTGGAAGACATGAGACAGGCGTTCAGGCAACTGTTTGATAAGGAAAACACGGG GGCGGTGAGAGCATCAGAACTTCACGCCACATTGACCTGCATGGGTGAGAAGATATCAAATGGAGAGCTAGACGAGTTGATACAGCTCGCTGAGAAAGACGAAACAGGCTTGATTCTCATAGAAT cattcattgatatcatGATAGCCAAACCTACGTAG
- the LOC135484751 gene encoding uncharacterized protein LOC135484751 — MPGLKRKASTMSTRSASTASTDMPGLKRTRSSTKGDASPSPAKRAQFNGGAAAAGPFPTGPGGPMEIVFSFDTTGSMSSCLMEVRKNLTNMISRLQKDIPGLRIAVFAHGDYCDVRNYVTKYVDFTTDVTKLVDFVNNVSSTGGGDSDECYELVLYEVRTKLSWSPGTQRSLVMIGDANPHGVSYPENTLKLDWKKETDKLAAEAVHIYGVNCSATGNAVDFYKSLASKTDGKYLELKAWDNIFDMMMAICYREHGADFFMAYEHEVRSRGPAVSHEVDAMLRTLRHSDDDDGSDSDGTTGAAATTCTTAVPVGLVTPTKTKKPSLLIKKKLLPALKKKTTTTKPLKKKPSAVKTKPTAVKKVFRERLGKHPLASSLDWSRWQLMISNAKPTNRLAKKWIPARSGAPGFRRIGLFNGETQKPAIYEVGVKLPESRKISGVYFRPSNGFELRCHLDTYLFRHEHLTAQINDVVNNKCDVYIRRAVLPPTVDIDGAMLSGPFQIRDYVRKHVEYAWNKRIYGKRRHRVVIKKGIRISSDKF, encoded by the exons ATGCCTGGACTAAAACGAAAAGCATCAACAATGTCAACCAGAAGTGCTTCGACAGCCTCGACCGACATGCCCGGACTGAAAAGGACCAGATCATCAACCAAAGGCGATGCGTCGCCATCGCCAGCTAAACGCGCGCAGTTCAATGGAGGAGCAGCGGCAGCTGGACCATTTCCCACCGGGCCTGGTGGACCAATGGAGATCGTGTTCTCCTTTGATACAACTGGCTCCATGTCGAGCTGTCTGATGGAGGTCAGAAAGAACCTAACCAACATGATCAGCCGTCTGCAAAAGGATATCCCCGGTCTCCGAATCGCTGTGTTTGCTCATGGTGACTACTGCGATGTACGTAATTACGTCACGAAATACGTGGACTTTACGACTGACGTCACGAAACTTGTAGATTTCGTCAACAATGTTAGCTCCACCGGTGGCGGAGATTCGGATGAGTGCTACGAGTTGGTTCTGTACGAGGTTCGAACCAAGCTCTCTTGGAGTCCTGGGACGCAGAGGTCACTTGTTATGATTGGGGACGCTAACCCACACGGCGTGTCATATCCTGAGAATACGCTCAAGTTAGATTGGAAAAAAGAAACGGATAAACTCGCCGCAGAG GCAGTACATATTTACGGTGTTAACTGTAGTGCTACCGGCAATGCTGTGGATTTCTACAAATCTCTCGCCTCGAAGACAGACGGAAAATACCTCGAATTGAAGGCCTGGGACAACATCTTTGACATGATGATGGCAATCTGCTACAGGGAACATGGAGCAGATTTCTTTATG GCATACGAACACGAAGTTCGTTCTCGCGGCCCCGCGGTCTCGCACGAGGTGGACGCCATGTTGAGAACGTTGAGGCattccgatgatgatgatggttcgGATAGCGATGGGACTACTGGTGCTGCAGCGACAACATGTACGACGGCTGTTCCGGTCGGACTAGTCACCCCAACGAAGACGAAAAAGCCATCATTGCTGATCAAAAAGAAACTG CTACCAGCTCTAAAgaagaaaacaacaacaaccaagCCACTGAAGAAGAAGCCATCAGCAGTGAAAACAAAACCTACTGCTGTGAAGAAAGTTTTCCGCGAGAGACTTGGAAAGCATCCGCTCGCGTCGTCCCTGGATTGGTCAAGATGGCAGCTTATGATCAGCAACGCAAAGCCAACCAACCGATTGGCAAAAAAATGGATTCCTGCTCGGTCGGGCGCGCCTGGATTTAGAAGGATTGGACTTTTCAATGGTGAAACTCAGAAACCAGCAATATATGAAGTAGGTGTCAAATTACCCGAATCTCGCAAAATAAGTGGTGTGTATTTCCGCCCAAGCAATGGGTTTGAGTTGCGGTGCCATCTTGATACTTATCTGTTCCGACATGAGCACCTGACCGCACAAATCAATGACGTTGTCAACAACAAGTGTGACGTTTATATCAGGCGGGCAGTGCTGCCTCCAACGGTAGATATTGACGGTGCAATGCTCTCGGGACCTTTTCAAATCAGAGACTATGTCAGGAAGCACGTTGAATATGCTTGGAATAAGCGTATCTACGGCAAGAGGCGACACAGGGTAGTTATCAAGAAGGGGATCAGGATTTCCAgtgacaaattttga
- the LOC135484942 gene encoding uncharacterized protein LOC135484942, translating into MAGYSWTHSSQERDPRKRNMAWATPPSSAGRSRSGHRGYDGYEAYTRTTGQRYNSSEVEQSYPSYSQSSNPGKDIWDSRPPVRPQSASVPGRPERSFIRRSSGLDRIPEASAQDKYSPVYRTTFEETYLVPKEPANSHIAPDRPWTAGPRISTKDFELFKDRVQVDCRPERHQYNRWHHYD; encoded by the exons ATGGCAG GTTACAGTTGGACACATTCAAGCCAAGAAAGGGACCCCAGGAAAAGAAACATGGCCTGGGCAACTCCTCCCTCATCCGCCGGGAGGAGTCGGTCGGGCCACAGGGGGTATGACGGATATGAAGCATACACAAGAACGACGGGGCAGAGATACAACTCTTCTGAGGTTGAAC AGTCGTATCCTAGTTATTCTCAGTCATCAAACCCAGGGAAAGATATATGGGACTCAAGACCGCCGGTTAGACCCCAGAGTGCCTCGG TGCCTGGTAGGCCAGAAAGAAGCTTTATCCGACGAAGCTCTGGATTAGACCGGATACCAGAAGCTTCAGCTCAGGACAAAT ATTCTCCAGTCTACAGAACAACATTCGAGGAGACATACCTTGTCCCTAAAGAACCGGCCAATTCTCACATAGCCCCTGATCGACCGTGGACTGCAGGACCTAGGATTAGTACCAAAG ATTTCGAGTTGTTTAAAGACAGGGTTCAAGTAGACTGCCGGCCGGAACGGCATCAGTATAACCGCTGGCATCATTATGATTAA
- the LOC135484927 gene encoding ethanolamine kinase 1-like, with protein MTENSGCPEIDIHVDKGDYEKDVLQIIKIIRPEWTTCCITIKPMNQGNINLMLLCHTGTEDETAIVVRMFGVALEDLIHRGNELAMAKCCGEIGLGPKVYCSFNNGFCSAYLPGKTFGWLEHPFKDIENARIVAKTIARYHCRKTMEAARAYNIGNGMDLAEAAEKILIGWPVKFSDPELHELFYKDLPDKEELLEELHFIKYVIDNMGLPRVLNHGDLNPTNFVYNENTGVMTFVDYEMCGFRIQIEDLTKFLLNTSIALTESDIEKHNHSPEFVRAFIRAYLEELRRLDGNEEIVNQEEVEKYRVFAEKFYLIMQFIHMMLLPQFVNTVGSDKISYRSFITCYKIRLKYYYENKNRVLR; from the exons ATGACTGAAAACTCTGGCTGTCCTGAAATCGACATCCACGTAGACAAGGGCGACTACGAAAAGGATGTTCTGCAGATAATCAAGATAATACGACCAGAGTGGACTACATGTTGCATAACTATTAAG CCAATGAACCAAGGGAACATTAATCTGATGCTGCTGTGTCACACCGGGACTGAGGACGAGACAGCCATTGTGGTGCGGATGTTTGGGGTAGCCCTCGAGGACCTCATTCACAGGGGCAATGAACTGGCAATGGCAAAGTGTTGTGGCGAGATAGGACTCGGGCCGAAAGTCTACTGTTCTTTTAACAATGGATTCTGCTCGGCTTACCTCCCAGGGAAGACGTTTGGCTGGTTGGAACACCCTTTCAAGGACATTGAAAATGCTAG AATCGTTGCGAAGACCATTGCGAGGTACCACTGCCGGAAAACGATGGAAGCAGCACGGGCCTATAATATCGGTAATGGCATGGACCTGGCTGAAGCGGCAGAGAAAATACTCATTGGATGGCCAGTCAAGTTCAGTGACCCAGAATTACATGAACT ATTTTACAAGGATCTTCCTGACAAGGAAGAACTACTAGAGGAACTACACTTCATAAAATACGTCATTGACAACATGGGCCTGCCAAGGGTCCTGAATCACGGGGATCTTAATCCGACCAATTTCGTATATAACGAAAATACTG GAGTGATGACGTTCGTAGATTATGAGATGTGTGGGTTTAGAATTCAGATCGAAGACTTGACTAAGTTCTTGTTGAACACGTCAATAG CTTTAACAGAGAGTGACATAGAAAAGCATAACCATAGCCCGGAGTTCGTGAGGGCTTTCATCAGGGCTTATCTCGAGGAGTTGAGGCGTTTGGATGGAAACGAAGAAATCGTCAATCAGGAAGAGGTGGAGAAATACAGAGTCTTTGCAGAAAAATTCTACCTG ATCATGCAGTTCATTCATATGATGTTATTGCCACAATTTGTAAACACAGTCGGATCTGACAAGATCAGCTACCGCTCCTTTATAAC CTGTTATAAAATTCGACTGAAATATTACTACGAAAACAAGAATAGGGTGCTAAGATGA